The following is a genomic window from Bos taurus isolate L1 Dominette 01449 registration number 42190680 breed Hereford chromosome 11, ARS-UCD2.0, whole genome shotgun sequence.
TAGGATTCTAATGCATCTCATTCAACTGCTCTGCTACTACTGATGTAGgctgttcctctctctctctgtccattTTTACAAACAATGCCACAGTGAACATTCTTGAACATTCTTGTACACATCTTAAAATACTTCAGTCAGCACTTCTGCAGTATGAAGGCTGACAGGTGTGGAATGATACATACACTCTGATAGATGCAGCAAATTGTCCTCCAAACATAATGGATCAATGGACCAGTTCTACTCCTATGCGATCTCATTTCTGCAAATCTGGGTCAATACTTGATATTATTGTCAGTTAGTTTTTGCTAATAAAATGGCATCTCACTGTGACTTTATGAGCATTGTTCTGACTACTCTGGAGGTTAAGCATCTTTTTACATGCCGATTGGCTGTTCTGATATTCTCTCCTGCAAAGTACCTGTTCCCTGCTTTTGTGGATGTTTCTATGAGGTATCTGTCTCCCAACCAGTCTCTGACTTGGTGCTGCCTGTTTTGCTCACTTCTACCCTTTTGGCATCCAGGGCTCAGGTCCACTCTCATATTCCGAGTGCTGCAGCCCACTTCCACAGGTGAACTAtttcccccgcccccagccctccGTGGTGCAGGCAGGCTCCACGTCAGCCAGCCTGAACCCACAACAGCAGAGGGTTTCACACCAGGCTTAGCCCAATCAGAAGGCAATTCAAGTAGAAGATGATCCCCAAAGGTTTCCTCCTTTAATTTCTAAGATAAAAGACTTTGTAATAATCCTCTGAACAAACTCAGCTTCAATTAACAAGAAAGTTGCACGAAACAATTTTGAAGTGGATGACAAAAATCCCCAAATTGCTTTCATCTCATGTTCTTTAAAAGGCAAGAGTGGGTGATTTATCTAATACCAAGGCCCAAAATGCCCTTCTCATTttaatgaaatgtccagaatggaCAGTGCATGTCATTAGATCCACCTTAAGAATATCATCGAAATACCTCCAtctcaaaaaacaacaaaaaaacacctccATCTTTCCCAATAAATTGGCTAGTGGAAAAACTATGTTTCATATAATTCTTGGCATGGAAGAGAGCCCAGATATCATCTTAGTCTATGACTTCACTTTTTAGTTAAAGAAACTGGCTCAGAGGGGAGAGCGTTTTGCCAAGGCTGCAGAGCAAGGTCAGAGATAGCACGGGAACAGCATCTCAGGCACCTCCTCCAGCTAGCCTGCACCCCATCAAACTGATATAGAAGAAAAGAGGCCAAGGGATGTTCTTAAAGTTTTTTAGTTTGAGTTCAGCTTCTTGGAACCCAGCAACATAAAGGTACTGCATGCTCCACAGACAATAAAACAAACACGTACCTAAAACCTGTACATCAGATGACTGTCAAATCATGTAATACCCTAGTttatcatcattttctttttagcttCAAGTCTTCCACCAGAGCAGCAGAATTGATTAAAACAAGGCTTCCAGAAAAGGGCATGCCTGCTTAATTTGCATTCAACCCTCAAATTAAGGGAATACTGGCATGCAATTATATTTCTTATTACCATAGCCTAATCTGACCTTTTATGAATCCTCCTCCCTGTAGTTCACAGACGGCACTTTTTACTGCCACCGTGACAGGGATTTCTGGGctccttttgaaaaataaaaacaaaaacaaaaagcccgAGTGTTGCCTTCTGTCTTCAACGGCGCTAATCATTATGGTAGAACCCTGAGCCTCTCTTAGAATAGAAAACACCCTCCTGTTTACATAGAGGAGTACACAGTTAAGGATTAACTAGGCTACTCCTTTTTGGAGAGGCCAATGGCTGTGCAAGATTCATTCAACAATCAGGCACTGACATTCACCAGGCGCTTTGCCTGAGGGGGTAGCCACGTGGAAAACAAGAGAGATGGCTCACTCCCAAAATGCACAGCGGCTGATGTACAGAAGATGCATCTGAATACGGAGGAAGGTAAGATTCGCTCTAAGGGAACTTGAAGGATTCTTCATCAAGGAGACAGGTTTGAGCTGCATTTTGAGGGAAAGGTTCACcaagaagaggcagaggagacCTTTGGGGCAGAGGATGCAGCACAGGGAAAGATGCATATATCTGAGATGGCACAGATCCAGCGTTGGGGGACAATGGTGGGAGACAAAGCTGGTGAGCTCTGAGTCAGACCCCAGACCAGCTGTCACTTTGAGGAACGTGGCTTCTCTCCTGCAGGTTGTGGAGACACCAAGGACAGGAAGTGTCCCCGTCGCGTTAAAGGCAGAGGTGGGGAGTTGCGATTGCACTGGGCTCATTCCCACAAAACCACACTCCGGGCAGACTGTTCCTAAAGTACACGGAGGCCCGTCCAGCGGTCCCCCGAGGCTCAGACACACTTCCATCAGCCCTCTAACTGGctgctcctggaggaggaagctcAAACAGCACTTCCTTTGAGAGACCCTCCACGGCCTCTCTTCCCAAACAATCCTCACCCCCGAGCTATTCCTAGTCACATTGGCCCCTCACATCGGTTCCTCACAGGACTCATCGCAATCTGTGGCCACCTTGTTCCTGTGTTTACCTGTTTATTGTCTCCCACACTGGGATGGAAGCCCCATGGAAGCGGGGCCCCTGTGTGTGCAGCTCATCACTCGTGCTTAGAATGGTAACTAGCGCAAAACAAGatgtaaaatatttgttgaatgaattaaagaatgaatgaatgcatttcCAGGGTTCTACCTGCTACTACACCCCTTCCCTCCCATTGaagaaagtatgtgtgtgtatgcgctaagtcacttcagtcttgtcccactctttgtgaccccatggactgtagcccaccaggatcctctgtccatgggattctccaggcaagaatactggagtgggttgccactcctccaggggatcttcccgacccagggatgtaTATTTGACTGTAAATGAGCAAGAATGATATTATTTGTTACAAAATCTGTATGCCCAGGCCACCCCACAGAACTACCAGggactggactaccagggaaatcccaacaaCTGGTATATTTAAAGCCCCAAATAGGTCATAATccattttggagcctaagaataCATCTTTGATTATACCCAACTCATCAGTTAGGATTTGATACCTACAAAGACGGTAATTTAATCTCAAAGGATTACTCCTATCTTCTACAaagttaaggggcttcccaggtggcatagtgttaaagaacctgcctgccaatgcaggagacacagactcaggttcaatccctgggtcgggaagatcccctggagaaggaatggctacccactccagtattcttgcctggaaaatttcatggacagaggtgcctggtgggctacagcccatggagtcgcaaagagttgacacaacagagcacgcatgcacacactccACAGTTCATGTGTTTATTGTTCCATACCATGGAGGGAGTTTAGAAGTTCTTTGGGAAGATAAattcaaaagtgaaagtcgctccgttgtgtccgactctttgtgacaccatgggctatacagttcatggaactctccaggccagaatactggagtgggtacctgttcccttctccaggggatcttcccaacccagggatcaaagccaggtctcctacattgcaggcagattctttaccagctgagccaccagggatgtctttCATGTGCCGGGCACTAGAATATGgaaatataaataagataaaagtCCAGATCGTATCGTAGTAAGACCAGGAGAAACAAGATACACTCTGCCATGACAGGTGTTACTCAAATACAGTGCTGTGACAAATGACTTTCATTTACTCGAGAAGGACTTTTTAATCTTGAAGGATCCttaaattttttccatttataaaagctttattgaatttgttacaatattgtttctgtttttgttttagttttttggcctaGAGGCATgagagatcttagctccctgaccagggattgaacctgcaccccctgctctgaaggcgaagtcttaaccactgggatgcCCCGGAAGCCCCAACAATTGCTAGCATCAGCCAACACTATAACACAAAGCATTTCATGTGTAAACCTCATTAAATCCTCATAGCCATCCCAGGCTGTGGGTACTATCCTGGtctctcccattttacagatgaggaaaagaaagtacAGAAAGGTTAAGGAACTTGCCTAGGGTCACATAACTATTAGACGACAGAGCCTGGATTCAGATCCAGACAGCCCAGCTTCAGAGTCCTTGCGCTCAAACCTCAGGCCATGTTGTGTCACGAGAACAAAGGGGCAGGAAAGAGCACCCGTGCGTGTAGGAAGGGACACTTCCTGGGGAAGACAGTGTGAGTGTTTGCCTTGAGAGATGGGTCGACTTTCAAGAGGCAGAGACGGGGCAGGGCTGTTTCCCAGCAAGTGCACGGCAGCGGCATAAGTGGATATTTGGAAGTTGGACAACACTCTTGAGCAATGGCATCTGGGAGACTGTAGGGTCCCTGATAAGGAGAAATAAGATAGTATTGAGGGACATGGGCCAGGAGAAGGCCAGATTATGTCAGGATGCCAGTAAGGATCTGCGTTTTGGTTAATAGCCGTTTAGGAGTCACCGAAGGTTTTCTTAAGTAGTtaatttggttgtgctgggtcttagctgtggcatatgggatctagttccctgaccagggattgaaccgggggccccctgtattgggagcatacagtctcagccactagaccaccagggaagtcccagcattgAAGCTTTTCAAATGGTAGGGGCACGGCACAAGTTGGAGCGTGGTCCAGAGGGCGAGAGGGTGGCAGGAGACCAATTTGGCAGCAGTATTAATAATCCAAGCCCAGGGAACAAAAACAGGCTAGGAACAGTGACAGGGAGATAAAAGAGGAAGTAACAGACGTGAGAGGTTATAGAAGGACTTGGTGTGGGATTGGAACACGGAGAGCAGTGAGCGGAAGGAGCCACAGGAGCGGCCCATGTTTTGACACTGGAAGGATGGAGACACCATTCCCTCCGATAGGGAAGACAGGAACAGGCCTGGCGGAGCAAAGGGGGCAGATAAATTTCCTTTGGGAGCGTAAGGAGTCCATCTCATTATTCTTAAGCCAAGCCAGCGGGAAGATTTTCTGACTATTATTTGAAGCCCCGCTCGGAGATTCTTTGCACCAACTGCTTTCAAATTGTTCCATGACCTTTTACCTACTGAAATTGTAAATCCATCTGTGGCATGGGATTTTAGGAATTCTGTCTTTACTTAATTATGACTCTTCAGCCCTAGAAGGCTGTGATGTGGTGTAATTCCATCAAGAATACAGGAAAGCCAGAAGTGAGTTTCTTTGTTCAAGGAATTCAAAGCAAGGTAGGAGGGTGGTGAGCTTCTGTCCAACTTGGGCAAAAGTTAAAACATCCTTGAATTGAATTTGAAGCCATTAACAGTTCAAGACTTGTTGCTCTGGACTCTATAAAGAGGTGATGAACTTTCAGGGAGGGCCTGGTGTTAGACCCTGTAGCTAGATAGATTAATCATAGATGCTATCCACAGCATGGTTTATTCTCTCGTTACCcaaagtgtggtccatggaccagcagCGTTAGCATCAAGAAACTTACTAGAAATCTTAGGTGCCACTCCAGGCTTATGGAATTAGAATCTTCATTTAATAAGACCTAAGGTGATGTACATGCAGTCATACAGATTAAGAATATAGGCTttgggaatttccctggtggttcagtggttagaattccgcctcccaatgcagagaACGTGGTCCCTGGTTGGAGGACTAAGTTTCTACATGCTGCAGGCCAACTAAGCCCACgaggcaactactgagcctgtgctataAAGCCCagagcagacaaaaaaaaaaagagaagagtatGGGATTTGGAATCAGATGTATCTGGCTTTAAATCTCAGCTTAGCCATTTAACTACCAAACCTCTTGAACCTGCTTCATGTATAAAACCAATCAGTGGCCCTAGACTTTGGTTTCACCTTAAGAACTGGAGAGCTTTCCAAAACCACCATGGCCTGGGCATACTGCAGACCAACTACATCAGCATCTATCCCAGGCAGGCTCCTGACGTCAGAATTTAAAGGCCTCCAGGGGATTCcacgtctgaagcgacttagcagcagcagcaggggattcCAACGTGTAACCAAGGTGGACAGCCACTGATGACTTTGAAGGACAAGGGTGTGGCCATCGGAATCAATCTTCATAATGTATTCCAATTCTACTATTTCACATACGAGGACTTAAGTTTCCCTAAGCTTGAGCTCCTCCATCTATGAAATGGCACGACATGTTAGAAACTCTAAGGGCTCTGGGCATTGAAGGAGTTGACACATGTAGCCACGATGCACAGTGCTCAATgagtatttgttgttttttatggaaatggcaacccactccactgttcttgcctggagaatcccagggacgggggagcctggtgggctgccatctctggggttgcacagagtcggacacgactgaagtgacttatcttaccttaccttatgcaAGTCCCAGCTTCCTTTGCAGAAAGAACCTAGGAAGCAACACTTGGTTTGCAGTTATCACATGAACGCCAGTCTGTGGTCATGATGGTGGTGCTTTCCCCACCAAGGCTGACTTCCAACAACTTGGCCTTCAAGAGGTTAATGGGTGTTGCCTTTGCCGTTGTAAAAACATAAGAACctattgtttttcttacattgGAGAATGAGGCAAAAGTGGCTGGCAAGGAGCTTTCGCAGAATGGGTGAGAGTGAGGTTTACATAAAATGCTCCCAACTGTGGGGTCGGGGTGGGGTGGGCGCAAGGGCAAGGCAGATCATGCAATGCTTGGTGTCCTGCTTCCCAGAGCTCTGCAGATGGGAAAGCAAGGCCTGGGGAGCTGAGACTTACACACAGTCACGTGCAATTTAAGGCCATGAGCAGAAGATGTAAAGTGACCCCCGGTCAGATGGAGAGGAAATAGCCTAGTTGTGAAAAAGGAATTGAAcgaaagggaaaataaagacattaatACGGCTTTGAACCAAAGAGCTTTTAAAATACTTGTGGCTCTAACCTGCCCAGGAGGTAGATAAGCATGTTCCCTTTAGTTTGTCCTCAAATTCAACCTCTCATAAGAGGTTAAGAAACACACCCAAGGCTGGAACTGACACTCAGACCTCCCGACTTCCTGGCTTTGGAGCTGGGAGTTCAGCCTCCAACTCCCTTGTCTATCAGGAAAAACATCTGGGTTATAACGCTTGAGGATGGGATATCGAGGGGAAGTGGTGGAAGTTTGGTTCTTTAAGGAACTTTGAGCGAGACTGCAGAAGACCCAGCCAGGTGCCCCGCCCATGGCCTGAGTCACAGGCGCAAATGTTTCTGTGCTTCTTCTATCCTGGACGCTTCCCTTGTATGACCTTCAGGGAACTCTATTTGTCTGAGACGTCGGATGGGAAGAAAAATGGAGACTTCAAAATGTGTGATTACAGACTGGTCCTGAGGTGCCGTCGCAGGTAACAAAGCCTCTCCTTTACACGTTCACCTGTCCGTGATCCCATGAGGCTcccctcctgcactggcagttgcCTACTTAAAACAGAGAGAGCGAGGGAGGGAACAGGCAGGACCACaaggagaaaaagcaaggggaagTCATCTTTAAAGGCCAGAAGGTTatagaaaacataataaaatacaactgtttcctttaaaatttttaatgggcAGGAAATGGTATAGAATAACTGCCAAGTCACATAAATTAACGTTTTGGTTAATGTTTGTGATCCCGGAAAGAGCCCTCTATCGGTTGATGCAAACGGCGGGAGAGTTCACTGCCCGCTGCCTGGGCGCGTGCCTGGGTGTGGGGCCACGGACCCATCTTCACATGGTCCAGAAAAAGAGGCGGCTGCCGTGCCTGGCGGGCTTCAGATCGCCTTCCACCTCAGGGTTGGGCTCTGGCCTTGCTCTTGAGTGATAGGGATTCTCTGGTAAAGGCCGATCTGTTTTCACTTTGGTGACCTGCggagggaagaagaggaaaagggaagcTGAGAGTCAGGTGTAGGAGCTGTGGCCACAAACACACCTACCGGTCTCCTCTCTGCCCCTGCCTCCTCATCTCTGAAGCCCTAGCACATCACACTCCACCCTGAATACACACTGAAGAACGCCTACTCTGTGCCACTCCGTATGGAAGAAGTTAGGATACAGAAGGGAACAAGATTCACATAGTCCTCGCTGCGGGAGACCGACAGGAGGCCATCcccgagggcttcccaggcaagtcacgggggtggggggcgggagaaACAGGACCTCCACCCACCCGCTGTCCTCTAGGGGCTCCAACTATTTCTGAAGGGGGAGTATTTAGCTCCatcttgaaggatgaataggaacCAATcaggaaggcagagaagaaaagacCTTCCAAGTAAACCAAGAGTACACAGATAGGGAGGGAGGCACGTCCTTAAACAGCCAAAGGACAGGCTGTGCGCCTGGTCCTGTCGTTGAAGACATTATTCCAGTTCACGCTGACACTCCTCAGAGTCAACCTGCAGCTTCAGTGGGGCCACCAGGCCAACAGTGGAAGCACCGGGACTTGAAGCCAGCTCTGCCtgctccagagtctgtgctttttaCATGTCGAGAGATGCTGGGAGGCAGGAGCCAGATGATGAAGGGCGGTGAAAAATATGCAAAGACGTTTGAATTTTAATCCAGTGGCAACAGATGTTACTGGAGCAAGGAAGTACTTAATCACATCTGTAGGCCAGGACAGAGTGTGCAAAAGCTAGACTGGGGGTGCTGAGCCAACGGGCCAGGTGAGGGTAGAGCACAGAACTGGGGTCCAAGGGGAGAGGAAGATGGAATTTTACACCCCCATTAGCACACAGAAGTCTCCATCAGACACCCAGCAGAAACTGTTCTCACTgtaaagatgaggaaatgggcCCAGAGAAGCAGAAAGACGGAAGGCCACAGTTATTAACGGTCTTGTTATCTAGTGGTCTCCTAAGCCGCCCCATGTGATACAACCAGATCAATCTTCCCAGATGTACAAATTCAAACACCATTTATTGTGAACAGAGCTTTCATGGACACAGTCTCACAATTCTTATTATAATCACCCTCTGAGGTATAATTATCTCCAGTCCACAGAAGAGGAGCAGAGATGCTGGCTTATCTAAGATCAGGACACTGTAAATGTCAGAGCTGGAGCTAGAACTCCAGTCTTCTGACTACAAGTCCAGAAtagtttttcatttgcttttaaaacagttttctcatctctccgCTATAATTAGAGATCACTAATGGTTCCTTGTTGCTTGACAGAGTATTCCAAATGCCTCCAGCTGGCATTTGAAGCTCCTTTAAGGAATTCAAGATGTCTGTGAAATAAATCTAGAGAAAATAAAAGGGCCCCTTTAAAGGACAAATTACTGTGGAAGGGACAATGAAACAACTTCCTCTTCTGCACCAGACTCAAAACAAAAGGAGCAGAAGCATGTGGTCAAACTAATTACTAGGTAAATGACCTTGGGGATCTGACTGAACTTTCAATTTCCCATCTGTAAACGGGGCCAACAGTAGCTCCCAGGGTTATTAGAATAACACACGTGAAGCGCCTAATGTATGGAGCAGATGCTTCATtagttattttcaaaattaacattATCAGGGCAAAGGAATTACGGGTGGGAGAGCGCAATCCTACCTAGGAAAGCCAGAAACTTCACAGAGACCCGACACCTGAGCTGCGACTGGACGAGGAACTCACCAGGTGCACGTGGCAGGGCAGGGGCCAGGACGCACGAGTGAGCGATGCTGAGTACAGACTCTGTCGGCCAGTTACGACCCTTCTTAGAGACTGAACTCAAGTATAACCAAAGCTGGTAATCTTCTTAATGAAATACACTTCTGGAAAGAGTTCAGGTAACAATACCTTTTTCTTTGCAAGGTTTTTTAAAAGGGTTAATACAAAGATTCAGGAATAAATATACTTTCTTAACAGCATGATTTGTAAATTCTCCTTTCATGAGACAGAAATGAGAAAAGGCAGTTTTCTTTATTAGAGGTAAAAGTTCTACCACTTTCCAACTTAGAATTATCAACTATTCAAAATAACTtggtagacttccctggtgggccagtgtataagactctgagctcccaatgcagggggcccaggtccaatccctggtcagggaactagatcctgcgtgCCGTAACTAACAGATCTTGTGTAATACaaagaagatggaagatcccgtgtgccacattACTAAGACCCAGcgtaaccaaaataaataaatactaaataaaaataattatttcttaaaaaagtaaataaaaataatttgctcACTTTGGATCagaatatatacactactatatataaaacagataaccaacaaggacctattgtatagcacagggaattatactcagtaTACAATAAGAGCATCTAATGATgagaatatgttttaaaaaagaatatatatacatattaatatacatgtataactgaatcactttactgtacacctgaaactaacacagcactgtaaatcaactatatttcaataaaaataaataagttgttCACTGCAGCAAAAGAAGGTATCTGAAGGAAATATTTGCCAGATACCAAATAAAATTGCTAAATCATTCCTCTACTTCTGGCAACAAGCTTAAGACCCAACTATCATCCACAGATGCCACACACAAAGGGAAGGGAACATGAATAATTATGGGCCTATGGGTCAACATCATGCTGGGGCTTCACATAACCTCCTTAGCTTAATCCCCACAGAAAAACAGGGACTAATACTGGTCCCATCTTATAACTGTGGTAGGAGAGGAGAGGGTTAGCAATTTGCTCAAGATCCCAGAGCAATGAAGTCATGAAACCAGTCTTTCCCGCCACGCCTTGCTACCTATGCTTCCCAGAAGGAATGGAGGAGACGATGCTTAAGAAGCAGGGACAGTTCAGATCACAAAGGGCCATGCGTCTCAGGATACAGAGGGGATGCTCAGTTTTATGAGCAAATAAGAAGCCcctttgaaaagtttttttttttttttaatggatagtCATATTTATTTTCCACACAGATCATGCCTATAGTCATCCACCCTACCCTCCCAGAAGCTCATGTAGCCCAGTTAAGAACGCCTGTCCAGGAAGTGAGGACAGTGTgaggttttaaaataatattccagGAGATGCTGATCTAGAGGAATTGAGGACTGGATAAAGGAAGACAGAGGGCTAAGTGAAGAAGAGAGATGTTCAGGTTTCTTCTAGCTCTGAGGTTTCAATAGATGGTGGTATCACAGCTGAGAcaggaaataaaggagaaagtAGGAAAACATGCTTTTAAAACTACAggtattacttaaaaaaaaaaaaatctcaggtaTGCTCCTGAAAAATCAGGCATAACCTCAAACCCATTTCCCCATAATAACCTCAATGTTTTCAACTGACCGAGCCCCTTAAACATTTTATCCTCATCTACTCCCTACTGTTCTTCAGTTAGCTACTAATAATTAACCAACAAGAAACCTGCTCATGCTGGAAGATCTATGTAAAGGCGCATTTCTACTAAGTAAACTCTGGGCTGTGGATAATCACTCCCTAGCTGAGCTGTCTGGTCAGTTTGGATCTGTCACATCAGACCTGAACTCACAAAAGACCCTTTCTGGacctcctcctgcctttccccaCCCTCAGGGAGAGAAAGACCAGCAGGAAATCATGTTACCTTTGACAGGTCCCCCAGGTCCGGCCGCACCCAGCCCAGTTTGTCCAGCACACACTCATCAAACTGCGCCTGCTGTTTGCGACAGCGACGAAATAGCTGCAGGCCGGAGTAATCGATGCAGGTCCAGTATTCCGTAAAAGGCTCCGCACAGTGCCGCTTTATCTGCCTGGAAAAGAGGGCTTGGTTAGGagtgtgcgtctgtgtgtgtgtgcatgtgtgcatgcacgcgcgcgctcagtcacgtctgattctttgcgacttcatggactgtagcctgccaggctcctctgtccattggaattttctaggcaagaatactggagagggttgccatttcctactcctgacccagggatcgaaccggcatctcctgggtctcctgtactgataggcattttcttttccactgcgccagctgggaagcccttggttAGGGGAAGCTCTTTGCAGaaccatgaaaaacaaaaaagtggggaaaaattTGATACAGACCTCAAACACACAGCCTTGCTTTCTGAAAGGTATGAGAGTACTCTTACCTCACTTGAAGGGAACCTGGAGATCCTCAGGTTGAGGATCAATatgtaaaaaaaagatctgagGCACACGACCTAATTTCTTtatacagcaaaaataaatgaaaagaaattccaAAAGACTGtcacctgggacttccctgtactctagtggctaagactccatgctcccaatgcagagggcctggattCAGAACTAGATCCaacgtgttgcaactaagacccgacacagctaaatacattaataaatacatatttttaaaacaaaaaaggtctAAGGTGTATATATTTTCCTCAGATAACTCACTTGGGACCTATTTATTCCCCTTAGATCCAATTCTAAAGTTTCCCAGCTTTGAAATTTTAGAAGAGAGGGAGGCATACTCAGAGATGTGGTGCTGACAGAAGTCAGAGGCGACAGAAAATGACAAAGGAGGAGACGGAATTATAAAAAGCAAATTCACAAATTGACAAGGATCTTCTGATCTTGGGGGCCAATCAGTGTAGAGGCAGACCACTCTCCACACCTCCAAAGCTCAAGGACTTCATTCTATTTGTGCACTGAACAAAAACAGAGATTAATTCTTGTCATTAATAAGAAAGTTAAACTATATTTGCTCTCTTAAGAAGcaacataaaatataattcattttgtGGTCACCAAAAGTGGTTGAAGGAAAAGTAACTTGTGTATGAAAGGGATAAGCCATTATTTTGCAAAATTCCCCTTCTCTTACCATTCAACCTTGCTAGTAATCAAATAAATGcgaattcaggcaagaataaaatACTGTTATTTTATGTAAAAGGCTATCTGAGGCAGTGGAAGAAGCGTAGAGTGCCTCCTTCCCCTGTTGGAATAATAATGAAGAACTTACTTGTCATTTTCCAAGAACCTAGCTACAATGAACACAGGAATCATATTTAACATAAGAACTTCAGAGGTGGctgaagaaaatacaaaagaaaaactggCTTTTCATTCCTGCTCAGTCCCGCTCCTGTAAGGCAACCAATGGATATCAGTTTCTTACACCCTTCCAGGGTGTAACTGACACCCTTCCAGGTATTTTGAGAATAACCTTTGGAGGGGTGACAGGAGGtacaagaggaaggaagaaggaatgtCAAAGCCTAGGGAGCTTTTCGGAGTTATCTCTAGTCTCACTAACCTAGACTTCTACGGtacgggggcaggaggagaaggggacgacagaggatgagatggctggatggcatcactgactcgatggacatgagtctgagtgaactccgggagttggtgatggacagggaggcctggcgtgctgcaattcatggggcacaaagagttggacacgactgagtgactgaactgaactgaactgaaccttgacTAAAGAAactaggaactaaagagcctcttgatgaaggtgacagaggagaatgaaaaggctggcttaaaagtcaacattcaaaaaatgaagatcatggcatctgatcccatcatttca
Proteins encoded in this region:
- the NDUFA8 gene encoding NADH dehydrogenase [ubiquinone] 1 alpha subcomplex subunit 8 translates to MPGIVELPSLEDLKVQEVKVSSSVLKAAAHHYGAQCDKPNKEFMLCRWEEKDPRRCLEEGKLVNQCALEFFRQIKRHCAEPFTEYWTCIDYSGLQLFRRCRKQQAQFDECVLDKLGWVRPDLGDLSKVTKVKTDRPLPENPYHSRARPEPNPEVEGDLKPARHGSRLFFWTM